From a region of the Propionispora vibrioides genome:
- the proC gene encoding pyrroline-5-carboxylate reductase — protein sequence MKELGFIGCGHMGEAMVSGVLKSGYLTGSDILVHTGRPESLEALHQKYGIQTAQTNRDVARQAKLLLLAVKPNMYAAVINEIRENIQENSIIITIAPSYSIAAIRAAFGKPLKVVRAMPNTPLMVGCGMSGITFSDNITEAEKQSVHKLFNSSGTAIEVKEDLMSAVGSVSGSSPAFVYMLIEAMADTAVALGLSRKDSYLFAAKAVEGAAKMVLETGEHPGALKDAVCSPGGTTIEGVLALSANGFRGNIAEAMLRSADKFREMESAQK from the coding sequence ATGAAAGAACTTGGTTTTATCGGCTGTGGCCATATGGGTGAGGCCATGGTGTCCGGCGTATTGAAAAGCGGCTATTTAACAGGCAGCGACATTCTCGTACATACCGGCCGTCCGGAAAGCCTGGAAGCGCTGCACCAAAAATACGGAATCCAAACAGCCCAGACTAACCGCGACGTTGCCCGGCAGGCAAAGCTCTTGCTGCTTGCGGTCAAACCTAACATGTATGCTGCTGTTATCAACGAAATCCGCGAAAATATCCAGGAAAACTCTATCATTATCACCATTGCCCCCAGCTATTCTATCGCAGCAATACGAGCCGCCTTTGGCAAGCCGCTGAAAGTGGTGCGGGCCATGCCCAATACCCCGCTTATGGTTGGCTGCGGCATGTCCGGCATCACCTTCTCGGACAATATTACAGAAGCGGAAAAACAAAGTGTTCACAAGCTCTTCAACAGCTCCGGTACAGCAATAGAAGTGAAGGAAGACCTGATGAGCGCCGTCGGCTCTGTCAGCGGATCATCACCGGCATTTGTCTATATGCTGATTGAGGCTATGGCGGATACCGCCGTGGCCCTGGGACTTTCCCGCAAAGATTCCTATTTGTTCGCTGCTAAGGCCGTCGAAGGCGCCGCTAAAATGGTGCTGGAAACTGGTGAGCACCCCGGAGCATTGAAAGATGCAGTCTGTTCGCCTGGCGGTACAACAATTGAAGGAGTACTGGCCCTTTCTGCCAATGGCTTTAGAGGAAACATTGCTGAAGCCATGCTTCGCTCGGCAGATAAATTCCGTGAAATGGAGAGCGCTCAGAAATAA
- a CDS encoding YjbQ family protein — MIVHGDTLVVKSNGNRPSYHEITEEVRRIIAESKVQEGIVVVSTPHTTCSVFFEEYMHDRNFNGDEVIQVDLNRILDKIIPRCVTEGQYGSPGPKHTEFAMGLNDPNYPPDPGTLLNTDAHLKATLIGSSETFVIRGGKLMTGTVGYIYFVDWDQNRARNRNIYIQVLGK, encoded by the coding sequence ATGATCGTACATGGAGATACTTTAGTAGTCAAATCGAATGGAAATCGTCCGTCTTATCATGAAATTACCGAAGAGGTCCGCAGAATCATTGCCGAAAGCAAAGTGCAGGAGGGAATTGTAGTAGTAAGTACTCCTCACACTACTTGTTCCGTATTTTTTGAGGAATATATGCATGATCGGAACTTTAACGGTGATGAAGTAATCCAGGTAGATCTGAATAGAATTTTGGATAAAATTATTCCCCGTTGTGTGACGGAAGGACAATATGGCAGCCCGGGTCCTAAACATACCGAATTTGCCATGGGCCTAAATGATCCGAATTATCCTCCTGATCCCGGAACATTGTTAAACACAGATGCTCATCTCAAAGCAACCTTGATTGGCTCCAGTGAAACCTTTGTGATTCGTGGCGGAAAGCTAATGACCGGAACGGTTGGCTACATCTATTTTGTTGACTGGGATCAGAATAGAGCGCGTAACCGGAATATCTATATACAGGTTTTAGGGAAATAA